From Pontibacter actiniarum, a single genomic window includes:
- a CDS encoding GNAT family N-acetyltransferase translates to MNEEVVIRAYRESDKPAVLDLLRRNTPRYFAPEEEADLRHYLAHEIEHYYVVSYNGAVVGCGGFNFSKDKSVGIISWDILHPDYQGKGLGSKLLNFRVARLRELAHIQAISVRTSQLVYRFYEKLGFKLLEVVKDYWAPGYDMYRMEYAAGSQTDADGGKV, encoded by the coding sequence ATGAATGAAGAAGTAGTAATCAGAGCATACCGGGAGAGTGATAAACCGGCCGTGCTTGATTTGCTGAGGCGCAACACGCCCCGCTATTTTGCCCCTGAAGAAGAAGCGGATTTGCGCCACTACCTTGCCCACGAAATCGAGCACTACTACGTTGTGTCGTACAACGGTGCCGTAGTTGGGTGCGGCGGCTTTAACTTCTCTAAGGATAAGTCTGTGGGGATTATAAGCTGGGATATTCTACACCCGGACTACCAGGGCAAGGGCCTCGGGAGCAAACTGCTGAACTTTAGAGTTGCCAGGCTCCGAGAACTAGCCCACATCCAGGCAATTTCTGTCCGTACATCGCAGCTGGTGTACCGGTTCTACGAAAAGCTCGGCTTCAAACTTTTAGAAGTGGTGAAGGACTACTGGGCTCCCGGCTACGATATGTACCGGATGGAATATGCTGCTGGGTCCCAAACTGACGCAGATGGAGGTAAAGTATAG
- a CDS encoding DUF5103 domain-containing protein: protein MLRKTTYTYLLAALLATGTVACVPVEQQVQSSSAQVQLRYEDYVYDESVQSVQAYVATGFEEEVLEAPVVPLSQTEPVILEFDRLNAAPLRLVAKLVHCDANWRPSTLSDTQFLYDFNEFFITVAQNSVNTRVPYVHYRFRVPRVKISGNYLLVVQEEGGKPLLSQRMMVYQELVTVASKLGAPLGPQGRETRQPVEFNIFYADYELVNPAAEVKAVMRQNFRWDNAKYITRPTYIHDAQRRLEYVFFEPKDLFKGYSEFRAFDTRSLNFNGIGVQSINLQESPVEVNLNLDINRSGLAYSQDPDINGKRIFGNRQYGNGDVNGDYTWVDFELKVSEKVPGDVYLQGELTNWRQIEEAKLVYDIERDVYSGRMLLKQGYYNYYYTLKSAAPVPDDSYFEGSHFETDNIYDILVYYRPPGSRADLLIGYDRIFFNRK, encoded by the coding sequence ATGCTAAGAAAAACTACCTATACTTACCTGCTGGCTGCATTGCTGGCCACAGGCACTGTCGCCTGTGTGCCTGTGGAGCAGCAGGTGCAGAGCAGCAGTGCCCAAGTACAGCTGCGTTACGAAGACTACGTGTACGACGAGAGTGTGCAGTCGGTGCAGGCCTATGTGGCCACTGGCTTTGAGGAGGAGGTGCTGGAAGCGCCGGTGGTGCCGCTCAGCCAGACAGAGCCGGTTATACTGGAGTTCGACCGCCTGAACGCTGCCCCGCTGCGCCTGGTGGCGAAGCTCGTGCACTGCGATGCCAACTGGAGGCCTTCCACCCTGAGCGACACCCAGTTCCTCTATGACTTTAATGAATTCTTTATCACCGTTGCACAAAACTCGGTGAACACGCGCGTGCCCTACGTGCATTACAGGTTCAGGGTGCCCCGTGTAAAGATAAGCGGAAACTACTTGTTGGTGGTGCAGGAGGAGGGTGGCAAACCGCTGCTCTCGCAGCGCATGATGGTGTACCAGGAGCTGGTAACGGTGGCAAGCAAACTGGGCGCGCCCTTGGGGCCGCAGGGTCGTGAAACACGGCAACCGGTAGAGTTTAATATTTTCTATGCCGACTATGAGCTGGTAAACCCGGCGGCCGAGGTCAAGGCGGTTATGCGCCAGAACTTCCGCTGGGATAATGCCAAGTACATCACGCGCCCTACTTATATACATGATGCCCAGCGCCGCCTGGAGTATGTGTTCTTCGAGCCGAAAGACCTCTTTAAAGGGTACAGCGAGTTCCGCGCTTTTGACACGCGCAGCCTGAACTTTAATGGCATTGGCGTGCAAAGTATAAACCTGCAGGAGAGCCCGGTGGAGGTAAACCTGAACCTTGATATCAACCGCAGTGGGCTGGCTTACAGCCAGGACCCGGACATCAACGGCAAGCGTATCTTCGGCAACAGGCAGTACGGCAACGGCGACGTGAACGGCGACTACACCTGGGTAGACTTTGAGCTAAAAGTGTCGGAGAAGGTGCCCGGCGATGTGTACCTGCAGGGGGAGCTTACAAACTGGCGGCAGATAGAGGAGGCCAAATTGGTTTATGACATCGAGCGCGATGTATACTCCGGCCGCATGCTGCTGAAGCAAGGCTACTATAACTACTATTATACTTTAAAATCAGCAGCTCCCGTGCCCGACGATAGCTACTTTGAGGGCAGCCATTTTGAAACGGACAACATTTACGACATCCTTGTTTACTATCGCCCACCCGGGTCCCGCGCCGACCTCTTGATTGGCTACGACAGGATTTTCTTTAATAGGAAATAA